In a genomic window of Hippoglossus stenolepis isolate QCI-W04-F060 chromosome 15, HSTE1.2, whole genome shotgun sequence:
- the usp28 gene encoding ubiquitin carboxyl-terminal hydrolase 28 isoform X9 → MRTEQSEPGENSTNSQSEMLINQLKEITGIQDPQILYRALKASQGDVGHAVGLLTTQPAEVQDPGEPEESGAPEEAWEGPKGIRKDELQAAIELSLQESHNAQEEERDFHRALEASAEENAARMKRKRCEAQGDMSSPTDWIRQDDMPVGIRNVGNTCWFSAVIQSLFHLPVFRRLVLNYHLSERLLEKCKSHSDKRNIAFMQELRCLFALMLGSTRRFVDPSAAVELLRDAFRSSEAQQDVSEFSHKLLDWLEDAFQLAASGNNAEDKQKNPMVQLFYGTFVTERKHEGKTLCNTEQFGQYPLQVNGFNNLDECLEGAMVEREIESLHSEHSVTPGRERWFNKLPPVLTFELSRFEFNTQLGRPEKIHKKLEFPQIIYMDRYLHRNIDQTHERRGEVKRLKEQLAVLQQKFECYKNYGSGPTKYPLADMLQFVLEFATTKPTSVSPAEDLRLAASSPTLSGPPLSEPTSRENGEPEDTDSSEGLVSSVSSCQRTPIYKPFTQCRHPIDCPPHPAPHSITDEELHFVKNCLQRWRTEVENDINELQASIDRLSQKLEGMYSDNSLCQAPYRLHAVLVHEGQASAGHYWAYIYDHANQRWMKYNDICITESSWEELERDSFGGMTNASAYCLMYIDDRLPHLITEDTDDETGQMLHGMDSLPPVLRRYVHEDNRWFQQELSEWEEQFCQTAAPQGETTSSAEIPNPGPDDVQQTAVEPAPQSGPCTEEEEEEDQGAAEEPEPEPEPEPEAEAEAEAEAEAEAEKDPEAEPGEKPEESESTPSPPPPPQSPGLQSDDSSTAAVTDTDAPGPGQSSTSAEKEPQSQTPDPEAELSNPTSPDLHVDKDDAEVTDLGSKAEDETEASGEAPEQEAEQKEETQQQDVPPARQRQTEDEVSEVEIPNVGRIMVRADADGYNEEMMLTPAMQGVIMAIAKARYIFDKEGPEAGLIKAFHEEYCRLFELSQEETTPQEDPRLQHALVYFFQNNAPKRIIERTLLEQFTDRNLSFDERAISIMREARAKLRLIKPDDMDMDEYLQWHDDYRLFRTVFVYLLTGLEHYQHGKMREALIYLAHAYETNSTLLKNGEKRGVDKSLIGVYRRKCLTALNESASRLFCSGEESKVEEGVAIMDEAVIPCLHLMSRDLVLSQEDRDVTESIRSHWCCCLGQDMEDSLQVKLGELLPRVLDGAAEAVVLKDPPKVHVNQAHDLCSRLAAVMESIHSTTVVSVK, encoded by the exons ATGAGAACCGAACAGAGTGAACCGGGAGAGAACTCCACCAACTCG CAGAGCGAGATGCTGATCAACCAGCTGAAGGAGATCACTGGCATCCAGGACCCACAGATTCTCTACAGAGCCTTGAAG GCCAGTCAGGGGGATGTTGGACATGCTGTGGGACTGTTAACAACACAACCTGCAGAGGTTCAGGATCCTGGAGAACCAGAGGAGTCAGGGGCCCCTGAAGAGGCCTGGGAGGGCCCAAAAG GAATTCGTAAAGATGAGCTGCAGGCGGCCATAGAGCTCAGCCTGCAGGAGTCGCACAATgcccaggaggaggagagagacttTCACAG GGCTCTGGAGGCCAGTGCAGAGGAGAACGCAGCGAGAATGAAGAGGAAACGATGTGAGGCCCAGGGCGACATGAGCAGCCCCACAGACTGGATCCGCCAGGACGACATGCCCGTGGGCATTCGCAACGTGGGAAACACCTGCTGGTTCAGTGCCGTCATACAG TCTCTGTTCCACCTGCCTGTGTTCCGGAGGCTGGTTCTCAACTACCATCTGTCTGAGCGTCTCCTGGAGAAGTGCAAGAGCCACTCA GACAAGAGGAACATCGCGTTCATGCAGGAGCTGCGTTGCCTGTTCGCCCTCATGCTCGGCTCCACCCGCCGGTTCGTGGATCCCTCCGCTGCCGTGGAGTTACTGCGCGATGCCTTCAGGAGCAGTGAGGCCCAacag GATGTAAGCGAGTTTTCCCACAAACTGCTTGACTGGCTGGAGGACGCATTTCAACTGGCTGCCAGTGGAAA caaCGCAGAGGACAAACAGAAGAACCCCATGGTCCAGCTTTTCTACGGCACCTTCGtaactgaaagaaaacatgaag GTAAGACGCTATGCAACACCGAGCAGTTCGGTCAGTATCCCCTTCAAGTCAACGGCTTCAACAACCTGGATGAATGTCTAGAAGGAGCCATGGTCGAGAGGGAGATTGAATCACTGCATTCAGAACACAGCGTTACACCTGGTCGTGAG AGATGGTTCAACAAGTTGCCGCCTGTCCTGACGTTTGAATTGTCCCGATTTGAGTTCAACACTCAGCTCGGTCGTCCTGAAAAGATACACAAGAAACTGGAGTTCCCACAAATCATTTACATGGACAG ATATCTGCACAGAAACATAGACCAGACCcatgagaggagaggggaagtgaAGAGACTCAAGGAGCAACTTGCAGTCCTTCAACAGAAGTTTGAGTG CTACAAAAACTACGGCTCAGGACCGACCAAGTATCCTCTGGCTGacatgctgcagtttgtgttggaGTTCGCTACGACAAAGCCCACAAGTGTTTCCCCGGCCGAAGACCTGAGACTAGCTGCATCTTCACCGACTCTGTCAGGTCCCCCGCTCAGTGAACCCACATCCAGAGAGAACGG TGAACCAGAAGACACAGATTCTTCCGAGGGCCTGGTGTCCAGCGTGTCGAGCTGCCAGCGGACCCCCATATACAAGCCCTTCACCCAGTGCAGACACCCCATCGACTGCCCCCCGCACCCTGCCCCACACAGCATCACCGACGAGGAGCTCCACTTTGTTAAGAACTGCCTACAGCGCTGGAGGACCGAAGTAGAGAATGATATCAATG agCTACAGGCCAGCATTGACAGGCTCAGTCAGAAGCTGGAGGGCATGTACTCAGACAACAGTCTCTGTCAG GCCCCCTACAGACTCCACGCGGTGCTCGTCCACGAGGGCCAGGCGTCGGCGGGTCACTACTGGGCCTACATCTACGACCACGCCAACCAGCGCTGGATGAAGTACAACGACATCTGCATCACCGAGTCGTCgtgggaggagctggagcgcGACTCGTTCGGGGGCATGACCAACGCCAGCGCCTACTGTCTGATGTACATCGACGACAGGCTACCGCACCTTATTACAG AAGACACTGATGACGAGACAGGCCAGATGCTGCACGGCATGGACTCCCTGCCGCCCGTCCTCAGGCGCTACGTCCACGAAGACAACCGCTGGTTCCAGCAGGAGCTCAGCGAATGGGAGGAGCAGTTCTGCCAGACGGCCGCGCCGCAGGGAGAGACCACCAGTTCTGCCGAGATCCCGAATCCCGGTCCAGATGACGTCCAGCAAACGGCTGTTGAGCCAGCACCTCAGTCAGGACCCtgcacggaggaggaggaggaggaggaccagggAGCCGCTGaggagccagagccagagccagagccagagccagaagcagaagcagaagcagaagcagaagcagaagcagaagcagagaaGGATCCAGAGGCCGAACCCGGAGAGAAGCCTGAAG AATCAGAGTcaacaccatcaccaccacccccgCCGCAGAGCCCTGGCCTCCAGTCCGACGACAGCAGCACTGCAGCCGTCACCGACACCGACGCCCCGGGGCCCGGCCAGAGCTCCACTTCAGCTGAGAAGGAGCCGCAGAGTCAG ACTCCTGACCCCGAAGCAGAGCTCAGCAACCCGACATCCCCTGACCTCCACGTGGATAAGGACGACGCAGAGGTGACGGACCTCGGCTCCAAAGCTGAAGACGAGACGGAGGCCTCCGGAGAAGCCCCTGAACAGGAAGcggagcagaaggaggagacGCAGCAGCAGGACGTCCCGCCGGCGAGGCAGCGGCAGACCGAGGACGAGGTGTCAGAGGTGGAGATCCCGAACGTGGGCAGGATCATGGTGAGGGCCGATGCTGATGGATACAATGAAGAG ATGATGCTGACTCCAGCTATGCAGGGCGTCATTATGGCCATAGCCAAGGCCCGATACATCTTCGACAAGGAAGGCCCTGAGGCCGGCCTCATCAAG GCCTTCCATGAGGAGTACTGCCGCTTGTTTGAGCTCTCCCAGGAGGAGACGACGCCCCAGGAGGATCCTCGTCTGCAGCACGCTCTGGTCTACTTCTTCCAGAACAACGCGCCCAAACGCATCATCGAGAGGACGCTGCTGGAGCAGTTCACTGACCGGAACCTGAGCTTCGACGAGAG GGCCATCAGCATCATGAGGGAAGCCCGGGCCAAGCTGCGCCTCATCAAGCCAGATGACATGGACATGGATGAATACTTG CAGTGGCACGACGACTACAGGCTGTTCAGGACAGTGTTTGTGTACCTGCTGACCGGCCTGGAGCACTACCAGCACGGGAA GATGCGGGAGGCACTGATCTACCTGGCTCATGCGTACGAGACCAACTCCACTCTGCTGAAGAACGGAGAGAAACGTGGCGTGGACAAGTCGCTGATTGGGGTTTACAGGAGGAAATGCCTCACT gcGCTGAACGAGAGCGCCTCACGATTGTTCTGCAGCGGCGAGGAGAGCAAAGTGGAGGAGGGCGTCGCCATCATGGACGAGGCCGTGATCCCCTGTCTTCACCTGATGAGCCGGGACCTGGTTCTATCGCAGGAAGATCGGGACGTCACGGAGAGCATCCGCAGCCACTGGTGCTGCTGCCTGGGCCAGGACATGGAGG ACTCATTGCAGGTGAAGCTGGGTGAGTTGCTTCCCCGGGTCCTGGACGGCGCAGCGGAGGCCGTCGTGCTCAAAGACCCCCCCAAAGTGCACGTCAACCAGGCACACGACCTGTGCAGCCGCCTGGCCGCTGTCATGGAGTCCATTCACAGCACGACGGTGGTCAGCGTGAAGTAA
- the usp28 gene encoding ubiquitin carboxyl-terminal hydrolase 28 isoform X6, whose product MRTEQSEPGENSTNSQSEMLINQLKEITGIQDPQILYRALKASQGDVGHAVGLLTTQPAEVQDPGEPEESGAPEEAWEGPKGIRKDELQAAIELSLQESHNAQEEERDFHRALEASAEENAARMKRKRCEAQGDMSSPTDWIRQDDMPVGIRNVGNTCWFSAVIQSLFHLPVFRRLVLNYHLSERLLEKCKSHSDKRNIAFMQELRCLFALMLGSTRRFVDPSAAVELLRDAFRSSEAQQDVSEFSHKLLDWLEDAFQLAASGNNAEDKQKNPMVQLFYGTFVTERKHEGKTLCNTEQFGQYPLQVNGFNNLDECLEGAMVEREIESLHSEHSVTPGRERWFNKLPPVLTFELSRFEFNTQLGRPEKIHKKLEFPQIIYMDRYLHRNIDQTHERRGEVKRLKEQLAVLQQKFECYKNYGSGPTKYPLADMLQFVLEFATTKPTSVSPAEDLRLAASSPTLSGPPLSEPTSRENGEPEDTDSSEGLVSSVSSCQRTPIYKPFTQCRHPIDCPPHPAPHSITDEELHFVKNCLQRWRTEVENDINGVRVRVSELQASIDRLSQKLEGMYSDNSLCQAPYRLHAVLVHEGQASAGHYWAYIYDHANQRWMKYNDICITESSWEELERDSFGGMTNASAYCLMYIDDRLPHLITEDTDDETGQMLHGMDSLPPVLRRYVHEDNRWFQQELSEWEEQFCQTAAPQGETTSSAEIPNPGPDDVQQTAVEPAPQSGPCTEEEEEEDQGAAEEPEPEPEPEPEAEAEAEAEAEAEAEKDPEAEPGEKPEEESESTPSPPPPPQSPGLQSDDSSTAAVTDTDAPGPGQSSTSAEKEPQSQTPDPEAELSNPTSPDLHVDKDDAEVTDLGSKAEDETEASGEAPEQEAEQKEETQQQDVPPARQRQTEDEVSEVEIPNVGRIMVRADADGYNEEMMLTPAMQGVIMAIAKARYIFDKEGPEAGLIKAFHEEYCRLFELSQEETTPQEDPRLQHALVYFFQNNAPKRIIERTLLEQFTDRNLSFDERAISIMREARAKLRLIKPDDMDMDEYLQWHDDYRLFRTVFVYLLTGLEHYQHGKMREALIYLAHAYETNSTLLKNGEKRGVDKSLIGVYRRKCLTALNESASRLFCSGEESKVEEGVAIMDEAVIPCLHLMSRDLVLSQEDRDVTESIRSHWCCCLGQDMEDSLQVKLGELLPRVLDGAAEAVVLKDPPKVHVNQAHDLCSRLAAVMESIHSTTVVSVK is encoded by the exons ATGAGAACCGAACAGAGTGAACCGGGAGAGAACTCCACCAACTCG CAGAGCGAGATGCTGATCAACCAGCTGAAGGAGATCACTGGCATCCAGGACCCACAGATTCTCTACAGAGCCTTGAAG GCCAGTCAGGGGGATGTTGGACATGCTGTGGGACTGTTAACAACACAACCTGCAGAGGTTCAGGATCCTGGAGAACCAGAGGAGTCAGGGGCCCCTGAAGAGGCCTGGGAGGGCCCAAAAG GAATTCGTAAAGATGAGCTGCAGGCGGCCATAGAGCTCAGCCTGCAGGAGTCGCACAATgcccaggaggaggagagagacttTCACAG GGCTCTGGAGGCCAGTGCAGAGGAGAACGCAGCGAGAATGAAGAGGAAACGATGTGAGGCCCAGGGCGACATGAGCAGCCCCACAGACTGGATCCGCCAGGACGACATGCCCGTGGGCATTCGCAACGTGGGAAACACCTGCTGGTTCAGTGCCGTCATACAG TCTCTGTTCCACCTGCCTGTGTTCCGGAGGCTGGTTCTCAACTACCATCTGTCTGAGCGTCTCCTGGAGAAGTGCAAGAGCCACTCA GACAAGAGGAACATCGCGTTCATGCAGGAGCTGCGTTGCCTGTTCGCCCTCATGCTCGGCTCCACCCGCCGGTTCGTGGATCCCTCCGCTGCCGTGGAGTTACTGCGCGATGCCTTCAGGAGCAGTGAGGCCCAacag GATGTAAGCGAGTTTTCCCACAAACTGCTTGACTGGCTGGAGGACGCATTTCAACTGGCTGCCAGTGGAAA caaCGCAGAGGACAAACAGAAGAACCCCATGGTCCAGCTTTTCTACGGCACCTTCGtaactgaaagaaaacatgaag GTAAGACGCTATGCAACACCGAGCAGTTCGGTCAGTATCCCCTTCAAGTCAACGGCTTCAACAACCTGGATGAATGTCTAGAAGGAGCCATGGTCGAGAGGGAGATTGAATCACTGCATTCAGAACACAGCGTTACACCTGGTCGTGAG AGATGGTTCAACAAGTTGCCGCCTGTCCTGACGTTTGAATTGTCCCGATTTGAGTTCAACACTCAGCTCGGTCGTCCTGAAAAGATACACAAGAAACTGGAGTTCCCACAAATCATTTACATGGACAG ATATCTGCACAGAAACATAGACCAGACCcatgagaggagaggggaagtgaAGAGACTCAAGGAGCAACTTGCAGTCCTTCAACAGAAGTTTGAGTG CTACAAAAACTACGGCTCAGGACCGACCAAGTATCCTCTGGCTGacatgctgcagtttgtgttggaGTTCGCTACGACAAAGCCCACAAGTGTTTCCCCGGCCGAAGACCTGAGACTAGCTGCATCTTCACCGACTCTGTCAGGTCCCCCGCTCAGTGAACCCACATCCAGAGAGAACGG TGAACCAGAAGACACAGATTCTTCCGAGGGCCTGGTGTCCAGCGTGTCGAGCTGCCAGCGGACCCCCATATACAAGCCCTTCACCCAGTGCAGACACCCCATCGACTGCCCCCCGCACCCTGCCCCACACAGCATCACCGACGAGGAGCTCCACTTTGTTAAGAACTGCCTACAGCGCTGGAGGACCGAAGTAGAGAATGATATCAATG gtgtgcgtgtgcgtgtgtcagagCTACAGGCCAGCATTGACAGGCTCAGTCAGAAGCTGGAGGGCATGTACTCAGACAACAGTCTCTGTCAG GCCCCCTACAGACTCCACGCGGTGCTCGTCCACGAGGGCCAGGCGTCGGCGGGTCACTACTGGGCCTACATCTACGACCACGCCAACCAGCGCTGGATGAAGTACAACGACATCTGCATCACCGAGTCGTCgtgggaggagctggagcgcGACTCGTTCGGGGGCATGACCAACGCCAGCGCCTACTGTCTGATGTACATCGACGACAGGCTACCGCACCTTATTACAG AAGACACTGATGACGAGACAGGCCAGATGCTGCACGGCATGGACTCCCTGCCGCCCGTCCTCAGGCGCTACGTCCACGAAGACAACCGCTGGTTCCAGCAGGAGCTCAGCGAATGGGAGGAGCAGTTCTGCCAGACGGCCGCGCCGCAGGGAGAGACCACCAGTTCTGCCGAGATCCCGAATCCCGGTCCAGATGACGTCCAGCAAACGGCTGTTGAGCCAGCACCTCAGTCAGGACCCtgcacggaggaggaggaggaggaggaccagggAGCCGCTGaggagccagagccagagccagagccagagccagaagcagaagcagaagcagaagcagaagcagaagcagaagcagagaaGGATCCAGAGGCCGAACCCGGAGAGAAGCCTGAAG AAGAATCAGAGTcaacaccatcaccaccacccccgCCGCAGAGCCCTGGCCTCCAGTCCGACGACAGCAGCACTGCAGCCGTCACCGACACCGACGCCCCGGGGCCCGGCCAGAGCTCCACTTCAGCTGAGAAGGAGCCGCAGAGTCAG ACTCCTGACCCCGAAGCAGAGCTCAGCAACCCGACATCCCCTGACCTCCACGTGGATAAGGACGACGCAGAGGTGACGGACCTCGGCTCCAAAGCTGAAGACGAGACGGAGGCCTCCGGAGAAGCCCCTGAACAGGAAGcggagcagaaggaggagacGCAGCAGCAGGACGTCCCGCCGGCGAGGCAGCGGCAGACCGAGGACGAGGTGTCAGAGGTGGAGATCCCGAACGTGGGCAGGATCATGGTGAGGGCCGATGCTGATGGATACAATGAAGAG ATGATGCTGACTCCAGCTATGCAGGGCGTCATTATGGCCATAGCCAAGGCCCGATACATCTTCGACAAGGAAGGCCCTGAGGCCGGCCTCATCAAG GCCTTCCATGAGGAGTACTGCCGCTTGTTTGAGCTCTCCCAGGAGGAGACGACGCCCCAGGAGGATCCTCGTCTGCAGCACGCTCTGGTCTACTTCTTCCAGAACAACGCGCCCAAACGCATCATCGAGAGGACGCTGCTGGAGCAGTTCACTGACCGGAACCTGAGCTTCGACGAGAG GGCCATCAGCATCATGAGGGAAGCCCGGGCCAAGCTGCGCCTCATCAAGCCAGATGACATGGACATGGATGAATACTTG CAGTGGCACGACGACTACAGGCTGTTCAGGACAGTGTTTGTGTACCTGCTGACCGGCCTGGAGCACTACCAGCACGGGAA GATGCGGGAGGCACTGATCTACCTGGCTCATGCGTACGAGACCAACTCCACTCTGCTGAAGAACGGAGAGAAACGTGGCGTGGACAAGTCGCTGATTGGGGTTTACAGGAGGAAATGCCTCACT gcGCTGAACGAGAGCGCCTCACGATTGTTCTGCAGCGGCGAGGAGAGCAAAGTGGAGGAGGGCGTCGCCATCATGGACGAGGCCGTGATCCCCTGTCTTCACCTGATGAGCCGGGACCTGGTTCTATCGCAGGAAGATCGGGACGTCACGGAGAGCATCCGCAGCCACTGGTGCTGCTGCCTGGGCCAGGACATGGAGG ACTCATTGCAGGTGAAGCTGGGTGAGTTGCTTCCCCGGGTCCTGGACGGCGCAGCGGAGGCCGTCGTGCTCAAAGACCCCCCCAAAGTGCACGTCAACCAGGCACACGACCTGTGCAGCCGCCTGGCCGCTGTCATGGAGTCCATTCACAGCACGACGGTGGTCAGCGTGAAGTAA
- the usp28 gene encoding ubiquitin carboxyl-terminal hydrolase 28 isoform X3 codes for MRTEQSEPGENSTNSSEMLINQLKEITGIQDPQILYRALKASQGDVGHAVGLLTTQPAEVQDPGEPEESGAPEEAWEGPKGIRKDELQAAIELSLQESHNAQEEERDFHRALEASAEENAARMKRKRCEAQGDMSSPTDWIRQDDMPVGIRNVGNTCWFSAVIQSLFHLPVFRRLVLNYHLSERLLEKCKSHSDKRNIAFMQELRCLFALMLGSTRRFVDPSAAVELLRDAFRSSEAQQDVSEFSHKLLDWLEDAFQLAASGNNAEDKQKNPMVQLFYGTFVTERKHEGKTLCNTEQFGQYPLQVNGFNNLDECLEGAMVEREIESLHSEHSVTPGRERWFNKLPPVLTFELSRFEFNTQLGRPEKIHKKLEFPQIIYMDRYLHRNIDQTHERRGEVKRLKEQLAVLQQKFECYKNYGSGPTKYPLADMLQFVLEFATTKPTSVSPAEDLRLAASSPTLSGPPLSEPTSRENGCEPENYTSEPEDTDSSEGLVSSVSSCQRTPIYKPFTQCRHPIDCPPHPAPHSITDEELHFVKNCLQRWRTEVENDINGVRVRVSELQASIDRLSQKLEGMYSDNSLCQAPYRLHAVLVHEGQASAGHYWAYIYDHANQRWMKYNDICITESSWEELERDSFGGMTNASAYCLMYIDDRLPHLITEDTDDETGQMLHGMDSLPPVLRRYVHEDNRWFQQELSEWEEQFCQTAAPQGETTSSAEIPNPGPDDVQQTAVEPAPQSGPCTEEEEEEDQGAAEEPEPEPEPEPEAEAEAEAEAEAEAEKDPEAEPGEKPEEESESTPSPPPPPQSPGLQSDDSSTAAVTDTDAPGPGQSSTSAEKEPQSQTPDPEAELSNPTSPDLHVDKDDAEVTDLGSKAEDETEASGEAPEQEAEQKEETQQQDVPPARQRQTEDEVSEVEIPNVGRIMVRADADGYNEEMMLTPAMQGVIMAIAKARYIFDKEGPEAGLIKAFHEEYCRLFELSQEETTPQEDPRLQHALVYFFQNNAPKRIIERTLLEQFTDRNLSFDERAISIMREARAKLRLIKPDDMDMDEYLQWHDDYRLFRTVFVYLLTGLEHYQHGKMREALIYLAHAYETNSTLLKNGEKRGVDKSLIGVYRRKCLTALNESASRLFCSGEESKVEEGVAIMDEAVIPCLHLMSRDLVLSQEDRDVTESIRSHWCCCLGQDMEDSLQVKLGELLPRVLDGAAEAVVLKDPPKVHVNQAHDLCSRLAAVMESIHSTTVVSVK; via the exons ATGAGAACCGAACAGAGTGAACCGGGAGAGAACTCCACCAACTCG AGCGAGATGCTGATCAACCAGCTGAAGGAGATCACTGGCATCCAGGACCCACAGATTCTCTACAGAGCCTTGAAG GCCAGTCAGGGGGATGTTGGACATGCTGTGGGACTGTTAACAACACAACCTGCAGAGGTTCAGGATCCTGGAGAACCAGAGGAGTCAGGGGCCCCTGAAGAGGCCTGGGAGGGCCCAAAAG GAATTCGTAAAGATGAGCTGCAGGCGGCCATAGAGCTCAGCCTGCAGGAGTCGCACAATgcccaggaggaggagagagacttTCACAG GGCTCTGGAGGCCAGTGCAGAGGAGAACGCAGCGAGAATGAAGAGGAAACGATGTGAGGCCCAGGGCGACATGAGCAGCCCCACAGACTGGATCCGCCAGGACGACATGCCCGTGGGCATTCGCAACGTGGGAAACACCTGCTGGTTCAGTGCCGTCATACAG TCTCTGTTCCACCTGCCTGTGTTCCGGAGGCTGGTTCTCAACTACCATCTGTCTGAGCGTCTCCTGGAGAAGTGCAAGAGCCACTCA GACAAGAGGAACATCGCGTTCATGCAGGAGCTGCGTTGCCTGTTCGCCCTCATGCTCGGCTCCACCCGCCGGTTCGTGGATCCCTCCGCTGCCGTGGAGTTACTGCGCGATGCCTTCAGGAGCAGTGAGGCCCAacag GATGTAAGCGAGTTTTCCCACAAACTGCTTGACTGGCTGGAGGACGCATTTCAACTGGCTGCCAGTGGAAA caaCGCAGAGGACAAACAGAAGAACCCCATGGTCCAGCTTTTCTACGGCACCTTCGtaactgaaagaaaacatgaag GTAAGACGCTATGCAACACCGAGCAGTTCGGTCAGTATCCCCTTCAAGTCAACGGCTTCAACAACCTGGATGAATGTCTAGAAGGAGCCATGGTCGAGAGGGAGATTGAATCACTGCATTCAGAACACAGCGTTACACCTGGTCGTGAG AGATGGTTCAACAAGTTGCCGCCTGTCCTGACGTTTGAATTGTCCCGATTTGAGTTCAACACTCAGCTCGGTCGTCCTGAAAAGATACACAAGAAACTGGAGTTCCCACAAATCATTTACATGGACAG ATATCTGCACAGAAACATAGACCAGACCcatgagaggagaggggaagtgaAGAGACTCAAGGAGCAACTTGCAGTCCTTCAACAGAAGTTTGAGTG CTACAAAAACTACGGCTCAGGACCGACCAAGTATCCTCTGGCTGacatgctgcagtttgtgttggaGTTCGCTACGACAAAGCCCACAAGTGTTTCCCCGGCCGAAGACCTGAGACTAGCTGCATCTTCACCGACTCTGTCAGGTCCCCCGCTCAGTGAACCCACATCCAGAGAGAACGGGTGTGAACCAGAAAACTATACAAG TGAACCAGAAGACACAGATTCTTCCGAGGGCCTGGTGTCCAGCGTGTCGAGCTGCCAGCGGACCCCCATATACAAGCCCTTCACCCAGTGCAGACACCCCATCGACTGCCCCCCGCACCCTGCCCCACACAGCATCACCGACGAGGAGCTCCACTTTGTTAAGAACTGCCTACAGCGCTGGAGGACCGAAGTAGAGAATGATATCAATG gtgtgcgtgtgcgtgtgtcagagCTACAGGCCAGCATTGACAGGCTCAGTCAGAAGCTGGAGGGCATGTACTCAGACAACAGTCTCTGTCAG GCCCCCTACAGACTCCACGCGGTGCTCGTCCACGAGGGCCAGGCGTCGGCGGGTCACTACTGGGCCTACATCTACGACCACGCCAACCAGCGCTGGATGAAGTACAACGACATCTGCATCACCGAGTCGTCgtgggaggagctggagcgcGACTCGTTCGGGGGCATGACCAACGCCAGCGCCTACTGTCTGATGTACATCGACGACAGGCTACCGCACCTTATTACAG AAGACACTGATGACGAGACAGGCCAGATGCTGCACGGCATGGACTCCCTGCCGCCCGTCCTCAGGCGCTACGTCCACGAAGACAACCGCTGGTTCCAGCAGGAGCTCAGCGAATGGGAGGAGCAGTTCTGCCAGACGGCCGCGCCGCAGGGAGAGACCACCAGTTCTGCCGAGATCCCGAATCCCGGTCCAGATGACGTCCAGCAAACGGCTGTTGAGCCAGCACCTCAGTCAGGACCCtgcacggaggaggaggaggaggaggaccagggAGCCGCTGaggagccagagccagagccagagccagagccagaagcagaagcagaagcagaagcagaagcagaagcagaagcagagaaGGATCCAGAGGCCGAACCCGGAGAGAAGCCTGAAG AAGAATCAGAGTcaacaccatcaccaccacccccgCCGCAGAGCCCTGGCCTCCAGTCCGACGACAGCAGCACTGCAGCCGTCACCGACACCGACGCCCCGGGGCCCGGCCAGAGCTCCACTTCAGCTGAGAAGGAGCCGCAGAGTCAG ACTCCTGACCCCGAAGCAGAGCTCAGCAACCCGACATCCCCTGACCTCCACGTGGATAAGGACGACGCAGAGGTGACGGACCTCGGCTCCAAAGCTGAAGACGAGACGGAGGCCTCCGGAGAAGCCCCTGAACAGGAAGcggagcagaaggaggagacGCAGCAGCAGGACGTCCCGCCGGCGAGGCAGCGGCAGACCGAGGACGAGGTGTCAGAGGTGGAGATCCCGAACGTGGGCAGGATCATGGTGAGGGCCGATGCTGATGGATACAATGAAGAG ATGATGCTGACTCCAGCTATGCAGGGCGTCATTATGGCCATAGCCAAGGCCCGATACATCTTCGACAAGGAAGGCCCTGAGGCCGGCCTCATCAAG GCCTTCCATGAGGAGTACTGCCGCTTGTTTGAGCTCTCCCAGGAGGAGACGACGCCCCAGGAGGATCCTCGTCTGCAGCACGCTCTGGTCTACTTCTTCCAGAACAACGCGCCCAAACGCATCATCGAGAGGACGCTGCTGGAGCAGTTCACTGACCGGAACCTGAGCTTCGACGAGAG GGCCATCAGCATCATGAGGGAAGCCCGGGCCAAGCTGCGCCTCATCAAGCCAGATGACATGGACATGGATGAATACTTG CAGTGGCACGACGACTACAGGCTGTTCAGGACAGTGTTTGTGTACCTGCTGACCGGCCTGGAGCACTACCAGCACGGGAA GATGCGGGAGGCACTGATCTACCTGGCTCATGCGTACGAGACCAACTCCACTCTGCTGAAGAACGGAGAGAAACGTGGCGTGGACAAGTCGCTGATTGGGGTTTACAGGAGGAAATGCCTCACT gcGCTGAACGAGAGCGCCTCACGATTGTTCTGCAGCGGCGAGGAGAGCAAAGTGGAGGAGGGCGTCGCCATCATGGACGAGGCCGTGATCCCCTGTCTTCACCTGATGAGCCGGGACCTGGTTCTATCGCAGGAAGATCGGGACGTCACGGAGAGCATCCGCAGCCACTGGTGCTGCTGCCTGGGCCAGGACATGGAGG ACTCATTGCAGGTGAAGCTGGGTGAGTTGCTTCCCCGGGTCCTGGACGGCGCAGCGGAGGCCGTCGTGCTCAAAGACCCCCCCAAAGTGCACGTCAACCAGGCACACGACCTGTGCAGCCGCCTGGCCGCTGTCATGGAGTCCATTCACAGCACGACGGTGGTCAGCGTGAAGTAA